A single Nitrosospira multiformis ATCC 25196 DNA region contains:
- the gap gene encoding type I glyceraldehyde-3-phosphate dehydrogenase: protein MTIKVGINGFGRIGRMVFRAAVQNFPDIEVVAINDLLEPDYLAYMLQHDSVHGRFKGDVSIEDSTLIVNGKRIRLTAIKDPAELKWGEVGAEVVVESTGLFLTKESCQKHIAAGAKKVIMSAPSKDDTPMFVYGVNNDSYDGQAIISNASCTTNCLAPVAKVLNDTFGVKRGLMTTVHAATATQKTVDGPSNKDWRGGRGILENIIPSSTGAAKAVGKVIPELNTKLTGMAFRVPTSDVSVVDLTVELEKEASYEEICNAMKKASEGSMKGVLAYTDQKVVSTDFRGESATSIFDAEAGMALDGNFVKVVSWYDNEWGYSSKILEMVRVVAGK, encoded by the coding sequence ATGACAATCAAGGTCGGTATCAATGGATTTGGCCGGATCGGGCGAATGGTTTTCCGCGCGGCGGTACAGAATTTTCCGGATATTGAAGTCGTTGCCATCAATGATCTGCTTGAACCCGACTACCTCGCCTATATGCTGCAGCATGATTCCGTGCATGGCCGCTTCAAGGGGGATGTTTCGATCGAAGACAGTACGCTCATTGTCAATGGCAAAAGAATACGGCTGACAGCGATTAAAGACCCGGCTGAACTGAAATGGGGAGAGGTCGGCGCTGAAGTCGTGGTTGAGTCGACCGGGCTTTTCCTCACCAAGGAAAGCTGCCAGAAACATATTGCCGCAGGCGCAAAGAAAGTCATCATGTCTGCGCCGTCGAAAGACGATACGCCCATGTTCGTATATGGAGTGAATAATGACTCGTATGACGGTCAGGCGATCATTTCCAATGCCTCATGCACCACGAACTGCCTGGCTCCCGTTGCAAAGGTATTGAACGACACCTTTGGCGTCAAACGCGGCCTGATGACGACAGTTCACGCTGCTACCGCAACCCAGAAGACCGTGGATGGTCCTTCCAACAAGGATTGGCGCGGTGGCCGGGGTATTCTGGAAAACATCATTCCCTCCTCCACCGGCGCGGCAAAAGCCGTTGGCAAGGTTATCCCCGAACTCAATACGAAGCTTACCGGTATGGCTTTCCGCGTACCGACCTCCGATGTCTCGGTGGTGGATCTTACGGTTGAGCTGGAAAAGGAAGCCAGCTACGAAGAAATCTGCAATGCCATGAAGAAGGCATCCGAGGGATCGATGAAAGGTGTGCTGGCCTATACGGACCAGAAGGTTGTTTCCACCGATTTTAGGGGCGAAAGCGCAACCTCGATTTTCGATGCGGAAGCAGGAATGGCCCTGGACGGGAATTTTGTAAAAGTGGTTTCCTGGTACGACAACGAGTGGGGTTATTCCAGCAAGATTCTGGAGATGGTCCGCGTTGTAGCAGGCAAGTAG
- the tkt gene encoding transketolase, whose protein sequence is MGTFRDFEAPVFKNLTSAIRALAMDAVQKANSGHPGMPMGMAEIAEVLWIHHLRHNPANPKWADRDRFVLSNGHGSMLIYALLHLTGYDLPMEEIKRFRQLHSKTPGHPEYGYTPGVETTTGPLGQGITNAVGMALAEKILASEFNRPGFDIVNHHTYVFLGDGCLMEGISHEACSLAGTLGLGKLICFYDDNGISIDGHVEGWFTDDTPKRFEAYGWHVVPNVNGHDPVAIEAAIEAAKQAVDKPSMICCKTVIGMGSPNKANTHEVHGAALGDLEIAAARPHIGWNHLPFEIPEDVYQNWDARAKGQKLEDGWNRKFAEYAAKYPTEAAEFSRRMAGELPEGWQEHVDGLVARVHAKEETIASRKASQNAIEGLAPKLPELVGGSADLAGSNLTLWSGSKGIARQDGGNYVYYGVREFGMSAIMNGLALHGGIIPYGATFLMFSEYARNALRMAALMKIRCLFVFTHDSIGLGEDGPTHQPVEQTATLRYIPNMDVWRPCDTVESTVAWARAIERKDGPSTLIFSRQNLPFQKREGNTIKLIDKGGYILSEASDNQPRAVIIATGSEVGLAMMAQKALAETGIHVRVVSMPCTNVFDRQDVDYKSSVLPKGIGRVAVEAGVTDYWRKYVGLEGAVVGIDTFGESAPAGELFKHFGITVENVIKAVNSVI, encoded by the coding sequence ATGGGAACATTTCGAGATTTTGAAGCGCCGGTATTCAAGAACCTGACCAGCGCCATCCGTGCACTGGCGATGGATGCCGTGCAAAAAGCCAACTCGGGCCATCCGGGAATGCCTATGGGCATGGCTGAGATCGCTGAGGTATTGTGGATACATCACCTACGCCATAATCCGGCAAATCCGAAGTGGGCCGACCGTGACCGCTTCGTTTTGTCCAATGGGCACGGATCCATGCTCATTTACGCCCTGCTGCACCTCACGGGCTACGATTTGCCGATGGAGGAAATCAAGCGTTTCCGTCAGCTTCATTCCAAGACTCCCGGCCATCCGGAATATGGTTATACACCCGGCGTCGAGACGACCACAGGTCCGCTGGGCCAGGGGATCACCAATGCTGTGGGAATGGCTCTGGCAGAGAAAATACTTGCCTCGGAATTCAACCGTCCCGGCTTCGATATCGTCAATCACCATACCTATGTATTCCTGGGCGATGGCTGCCTGATGGAGGGTATTTCCCATGAGGCCTGCTCGCTTGCAGGCACATTGGGGCTGGGCAAGCTGATCTGTTTTTATGACGACAACGGCATTTCCATCGATGGGCATGTGGAGGGATGGTTCACAGACGACACGCCCAAACGCTTCGAAGCCTATGGTTGGCATGTTGTGCCGAATGTCAACGGACATGATCCGGTAGCGATAGAGGCCGCCATCGAAGCTGCCAAGCAGGCCGTGGACAAACCTTCCATGATCTGCTGCAAGACCGTGATCGGAATGGGCTCGCCCAACAAGGCAAATACTCACGAGGTGCACGGCGCGGCGCTGGGGGACTTGGAAATAGCCGCTGCGCGCCCGCATATCGGGTGGAATCACCTGCCATTCGAGATCCCCGAGGATGTCTACCAGAACTGGGATGCGCGCGCAAAAGGACAAAAGCTGGAAGACGGCTGGAATCGCAAGTTCGCAGAGTACGCTGCGAAATATCCGACTGAAGCGGCCGAATTCAGTCGGCGGATGGCAGGTGAACTGCCGGAGGGGTGGCAGGAGCACGTGGATGGCCTGGTTGCACGTGTTCATGCAAAGGAAGAAACCATTGCAAGCCGCAAGGCATCGCAGAATGCGATTGAAGGACTGGCACCCAAGTTGCCGGAACTGGTCGGCGGCTCGGCAGATCTGGCCGGATCGAACCTTACCCTCTGGTCGGGTTCAAAAGGCATCGCCCGGCAGGATGGCGGCAACTACGTATATTACGGCGTGCGCGAATTCGGCATGAGCGCCATCATGAACGGGCTGGCGCTGCATGGCGGAATCATTCCTTACGGCGCCACTTTCCTCATGTTCTCAGAATATGCGCGGAATGCGCTTCGCATGGCCGCCCTGATGAAAATACGCTGCCTGTTCGTATTCACCCATGATTCCATCGGTTTGGGCGAAGATGGTCCTACCCACCAGCCGGTGGAACAGACCGCCACATTGCGCTACATCCCCAACATGGATGTGTGGCGTCCGTGCGATACGGTCGAGTCGACCGTCGCCTGGGCACGGGCAATCGAGCGCAAGGATGGCCCCTCCACACTGATTTTCAGCCGCCAGAACCTTCCCTTTCAGAAACGCGAAGGGAATACGATCAAGCTGATCGATAAGGGCGGCTATATCCTGTCGGAAGCCTCCGACAATCAACCGCGGGCAGTCATCATTGCCACAGGTTCGGAAGTCGGCCTGGCGATGATGGCGCAAAAAGCGCTGGCCGAAACGGGAATTCATGTGCGCGTCGTTTCGATGCCCTGCACGAACGTATTCGATCGCCAGGATGTCGATTATAAAAGCAGCGTGCTCCCCAAGGGTATAGGGCGCGTGGCGGTGGAAGCAGGCGTGACGGATTACTGGCGCAAGTATGTAGGCCTGGAGGGAGCAGTGGTCGGTATCGATACCTTCGGCGAGTCCGCGCCGGCTGGAGAGCTGTTCAAGCACTTCGGCATCACCGTAGAGAATGTGATAAAGGCGGTAAACAGCGTCATTTAA
- a CDS encoding sigma-54-dependent transcriptional regulator — MSNNTILIVDDEIGIRELLSEILRDEGYRVALAENAAQARAWRKQARPDLVLLDIWMPDTDGITLLKEWVSSGLLTMPVVMMSGHGTIDTAVEATRMGAAAYLEKPVPLQKLLSTVGRALRSGQAKPRMTLPLASLGRGALITDLKRRLEQVASLTAPVLLISEPGTGVDLCARFLHEPNTPWVEPDTLATLSNAPFELLEQAKGGLLFLKEIDELNKLAQKGLLLLLGKLERYSVRLVCVTSTPLASLAAQGVYDPKLYEMLSGLCINVPALREHREDIPELATQILSRYIESGDVPLRQFSTAALNCLRNHDWPGNLAQLTGAVHTLALSCTSDEISAEDVKQILVPSSPSQAVAGIPLDIPLREARDMFEKTYFEQLIEQENGNMTRVAERAGLERTHLYRKLKLLGIRLRGN, encoded by the coding sequence ATGAGCAACAATACGATACTGATCGTTGACGATGAAATCGGCATCCGTGAGCTTTTGTCCGAAATCCTCCGGGATGAGGGTTATCGCGTCGCCCTGGCAGAAAATGCCGCACAGGCGCGCGCATGGCGGAAACAGGCTCGCCCCGATCTGGTATTGCTGGATATCTGGATGCCGGATACCGACGGCATCACTCTGCTGAAAGAATGGGTCAGCAGCGGACTTCTCACCATGCCGGTGGTGATGATGTCGGGCCACGGCACAATCGACACAGCGGTAGAAGCCACGCGCATGGGGGCAGCGGCCTATCTCGAGAAACCGGTACCGCTGCAAAAACTGCTGAGCACAGTCGGCCGGGCGTTGCGCAGCGGGCAGGCCAAGCCGCGCATGACACTTCCCCTGGCAAGCCTGGGACGAGGGGCGCTGATTACAGACCTGAAAAGACGGCTGGAACAGGTTGCCAGCCTCACGGCACCGGTGCTCCTCATAAGTGAACCGGGAACGGGCGTGGATCTGTGCGCCCGCTTTCTGCACGAGCCAAATACACCTTGGGTAGAACCCGATACTCTCGCCACCCTGTCGAATGCTCCGTTTGAGTTACTTGAACAAGCAAAAGGAGGATTGCTTTTTCTCAAGGAAATCGACGAGCTCAACAAACTGGCGCAAAAAGGACTGTTGCTGCTGCTGGGCAAGCTGGAAAGATACAGTGTCCGGCTCGTATGCGTGACCTCCACGCCGCTTGCCAGCCTGGCAGCTCAAGGGGTCTACGACCCCAAGCTGTATGAGATGCTGAGCGGACTTTGCATCAACGTGCCCGCACTAAGGGAGCATCGGGAAGACATTCCCGAACTCGCGACCCAGATACTCTCGCGTTACATCGAATCAGGAGACGTTCCGTTGCGACAGTTCAGCACCGCTGCCCTCAACTGCCTGCGAAATCACGACTGGCCCGGAAATCTCGCACAATTGACGGGCGCAGTGCATACCCTTGCGCTGAGTTGCACCAGCGATGAAATATCGGCAGAAGACGTAAAACAGATACTGGTCCCTTCCTCGCCTTCACAGGCAGTGGCGGGTATCCCGCTCGACATACCGTTGCGTGAAGCGCGGGACATGTTCGAAAAAACGTATTTTGAACAGCTTATCGAACAGGAAAACGGCAATATGACCCGAGTGGCGGAACGTGCCGGCCTGGAGCGCACCCATCTGTACCGCAAGCTCAAACTGCTCGGCATCAGGCTGCGCGGGAATTGA
- a CDS encoding sensor histidine kinase, translated as MKYLIIAGVALGAIMLLLLASAGADTGLFDRKYRLLIRLNAGLVLFLMAIVGYLLWRLRRRLQAGVFGSRLALRLLLIFSLMAVLPGVLVYSISVQFLGKSIESWFDVKVDRALEGGLELGRTILDSRLEDLHREADLAALALSEQAGPLPPVLNQLVHQMQAQEAVLFDHEGNVVAFARADTSETVPDALSTTSLHQIRTENGYSTIESIAGEGLYLKVWSPIDVPGVRNNTRILQLTQPVPTQLAEDAEIVQAAYRDYQELLLSREGLKHLYGVTLTLALLLALFSALAAAFLISERLSAPLGMLAEGTRAVAQGDFSRRHPVRSRDELGVLTESFNLMTQQLEEARITAQHNQQEVESARAYLENILANLSSGVLVFDESLHLRTANLSAEQILNVPLPGLEGLTIEECAMRESELHAFAYGILEGFHSETKGEWQRQVERTREGTRQVLLLRGTWLAHVPGGGGVVVFDDITHLLETQRAAAWGEVARRLAHEIKNPLTPIQLSAERIQHKLAAKLNDNDAQILHRSTETIVNQVEALKRMVNEFSEYARAPEPEFHLLDFNALVREVLALYESPATAAPDNRQPHIDLVLVPDLPMMKGDSARLRQVIHNLLQNAQDALAGLPQPAIMIKTETLPSGIRFTVSDNGGGFPEQVRARVFEPYVTTKPKGTGLGLPIVKKIIEEHRGTIQIENRRPHGARISIVLPLSPDKLVVSLKDGWFRPIAGEPALSLSCELQSKE; from the coding sequence ATGAAATACCTCATCATCGCCGGCGTGGCGCTGGGGGCGATCATGCTGCTCCTGCTCGCGAGCGCTGGCGCCGATACCGGACTCTTCGACCGCAAATACAGACTGCTGATCAGGCTCAACGCCGGTTTGGTGCTGTTCCTCATGGCAATCGTCGGATACCTGCTATGGAGGCTCAGGCGCAGGCTTCAGGCGGGCGTATTCGGTTCCAGACTGGCGCTGCGCCTGTTGCTGATCTTCTCGCTGATGGCGGTGCTCCCGGGCGTCCTGGTCTATAGCATATCGGTCCAGTTTCTGGGAAAAAGCATCGAATCGTGGTTCGACGTAAAAGTGGACCGCGCTCTGGAAGGCGGGCTGGAACTGGGGCGCACCATTCTCGACAGCCGGCTGGAAGATCTGCACAGGGAAGCCGATCTCGCCGCACTTGCATTATCCGAGCAGGCGGGACCATTGCCACCGGTATTAAACCAACTCGTCCATCAAATGCAGGCGCAGGAAGCAGTCCTGTTCGATCACGAAGGTAACGTCGTTGCATTTGCACGTGCGGACACGAGTGAAACCGTCCCTGACGCACTTAGTACAACTTCACTGCATCAGATCAGGACGGAGAACGGATACAGCACGATCGAGTCGATTGCCGGCGAAGGTTTGTACCTGAAGGTATGGTCGCCTATCGATGTTCCCGGCGTAAGAAACAATACGCGGATTCTGCAGTTGACGCAGCCCGTGCCGACACAACTGGCGGAAGACGCGGAAATAGTACAGGCAGCCTATCGGGACTACCAGGAATTGCTGCTGTCACGCGAAGGTCTCAAACACCTCTACGGGGTGACCCTGACGCTCGCGCTGCTGCTTGCGCTTTTCTCTGCCCTGGCCGCTGCATTCCTGATCAGCGAACGGCTCAGCGCACCTCTGGGAATGCTGGCGGAGGGCACGCGAGCGGTTGCGCAGGGCGACTTCAGCAGGCGCCATCCGGTACGGAGCCGCGACGAACTGGGCGTACTGACCGAATCATTCAATCTCATGACCCAACAGTTGGAGGAAGCGCGGATAACTGCCCAGCACAATCAACAGGAAGTGGAAAGCGCGCGGGCTTATCTGGAAAACATCCTGGCCAATCTTTCCTCGGGCGTCCTGGTATTCGATGAAAGCCTGCACTTGCGCACAGCCAATCTAAGCGCGGAGCAAATCCTGAACGTCCCGCTGCCCGGTCTGGAAGGGCTGACGATCGAGGAATGCGCGATGCGTGAATCCGAGTTGCATGCCTTCGCATATGGAATTCTGGAAGGATTTCATTCGGAAACAAAGGGCGAGTGGCAGCGCCAGGTAGAGCGAACGAGGGAGGGCACGCGTCAGGTCCTGCTGCTACGGGGAACATGGCTGGCGCATGTGCCGGGCGGGGGAGGCGTCGTCGTGTTCGACGATATCACCCATCTGCTGGAGACTCAGCGCGCTGCAGCCTGGGGAGAAGTGGCGCGCCGTCTGGCGCATGAAATAAAGAATCCTCTGACGCCGATACAACTGTCCGCTGAACGCATACAACACAAGCTTGCCGCGAAGCTGAATGACAATGACGCGCAAATTCTGCATCGTTCCACCGAAACGATCGTCAATCAGGTGGAAGCGCTCAAAAGAATGGTCAATGAATTCAGCGAATACGCGCGTGCGCCTGAACCCGAATTTCACCTGCTGGATTTCAATGCACTGGTACGGGAAGTACTGGCCTTATATGAAAGTCCAGCCACAGCAGCGCCGGATAATCGGCAACCACACATCGATCTGGTTCTGGTGCCCGACCTGCCGATGATGAAAGGTGACTCCGCGCGACTGCGCCAGGTGATCCACAATCTCCTGCAGAATGCGCAGGATGCGCTGGCGGGTTTGCCTCAGCCCGCAATCATGATAAAAACGGAAACGCTGCCCTCAGGCATACGTTTCACCGTCAGCGATAACGGCGGGGGGTTTCCTGAACAGGTGAGAGCACGGGTATTTGAACCCTATGTGACAACAAAACCGAAAGGGACCGGACTGGGTCTTCCCATTGTAAAAAAGATAATCGAAGAACACAGGGGAACGATACAGATTGAAAATAGGCGACCGCACGGCGCGCGTATTTCAATCGTACTCCCCCTCTCCCCGGACAAACTCGTGGTTTCTCTCAAAGATGGATGGTTCCGACCGATCGCGGGAGAGCCAGCGCTTTCACTTTCCTGTGAACTGCAGTCAAAAGAATAA
- a CDS encoding DUF4390 domain-containing protein, with protein MHCLKSSDFLPRLLRMTVAALLLALIGQASSAHGEASIEIKSVRIKPVEGAYEFDADFQITLNHKLEHALEKGIVLYFVTELSLVNSRWYWFDERVGYSRVREGLSYYALTRQYRLTRGALSQNFGSLSDALQALSRVRDRPINASEELIPNAEYTVELRTRLDIAALPKPFQVETLGSREWDLGSGTLRWNTRLPSQKLQDNSK; from the coding sequence ATGCATTGCTTGAAAAGCTCTGATTTCCTGCCCCGTCTCCTGCGCATGACTGTGGCAGCGCTGCTGCTTGCGCTCATAGGACAGGCATCCAGCGCACATGGGGAAGCAAGCATAGAGATCAAGTCGGTCAGAATCAAACCCGTGGAAGGCGCCTACGAGTTTGACGCCGATTTCCAGATCACTCTCAATCACAAACTGGAGCATGCCCTGGAGAAGGGTATTGTGCTTTATTTTGTCACCGAACTCAGCCTGGTCAATTCACGCTGGTACTGGTTCGATGAAAGAGTAGGCTATAGCCGGGTGCGCGAAGGATTGAGCTACTACGCCCTCACTCGTCAGTATCGCCTGACGCGGGGGGCATTGTCACAGAACTTCGGTTCGCTCAGCGATGCATTGCAGGCGTTAAGCCGCGTGCGGGACCGGCCGATCAACGCGAGTGAAGAATTGATCCCGAACGCGGAATATACCGTGGAATTGCGCACGCGTCTCGATATAGCGGCGCTGCCCAAGCCGTTCCAGGTGGAAACGCTCGGCTCCCGGGAATGGGATCTCGGTTCCGGTACTTTGCGGTGGAATACCCGCTTACCCTCCCAGAAGCTGCAGGACAACAGCAAATGA
- the rsmB gene encoding 16S rRNA (cytosine(967)-C(5))-methyltransferase RsmB, which translates to MIRTQRLAATTVERVVSGASLTTVLQETWRSHSGLSDQQRGAIQDLSYGVLRFYGQLDILLGLLLNKPLKDQSLRYLLLVGLYQLQYSKTAPHVVVDSAVSASCSPSIDGRNSRNMLDPRHAKSIGGLVNAILRNFLRKRPALLEKTAATEVGRYSHPQWWIDKLRAQYPSRYQAVLETANIRPPMALRVNQRRTNVEAYQKLLHNAGLNARRPENEWTEEALELFHPVPVEKLPGFGQGLVSVQDVAAQMAAPLLCPQSGMRVLDACAAPGGKSAHLLELTDLELTAVDNDGERLERLKQNFTRLGLKPYRIIHGDATHPGEWWDGRPFDRILADAPCSASGVVRRHPDIKWLRRESDLAQFAEIQRKTLDALWQTLVKGGKLLYVTCSIFAEENGLQVESFLNHHPDARLLPFSVPEIVEGQLLPDLHHDGFFYALLEKL; encoded by the coding sequence ATGATCAGGACGCAGCGTCTCGCCGCCACCACTGTTGAAAGAGTGGTGAGTGGCGCAAGTCTGACAACGGTTTTGCAGGAAACCTGGCGCAGCCACAGCGGCCTCTCCGACCAGCAGCGCGGTGCGATTCAGGATTTAAGCTATGGCGTACTGCGCTTTTATGGTCAACTGGACATATTGCTTGGCTTATTGCTGAACAAACCCCTGAAGGACCAGAGTTTGCGCTACCTGCTACTGGTGGGACTGTATCAGCTTCAATACAGCAAAACGGCGCCGCACGTCGTGGTGGACAGTGCAGTATCCGCTTCTTGCAGCCCCTCGATCGATGGCAGGAATAGCAGGAACATGCTGGATCCCCGCCATGCGAAAAGTATAGGCGGACTGGTCAATGCGATATTGCGCAACTTCTTGCGCAAACGTCCCGCCCTGCTTGAAAAAACGGCGGCAACCGAAGTAGGAAGGTATTCCCATCCACAATGGTGGATCGACAAACTCCGTGCGCAATATCCCTCCCGCTATCAGGCTGTACTGGAGACAGCCAATATACGACCACCTATGGCGCTCAGAGTCAATCAGCGGAGGACAAACGTTGAAGCATATCAGAAGCTGCTGCACAATGCCGGACTGAATGCCCGGCGACCGGAAAACGAGTGGACAGAAGAGGCGCTTGAATTATTTCACCCGGTCCCGGTGGAAAAACTGCCGGGCTTCGGTCAAGGACTGGTATCAGTTCAGGATGTGGCCGCTCAAATGGCAGCGCCGCTACTCTGTCCCCAGAGCGGAATGCGGGTGCTGGACGCCTGCGCTGCCCCGGGCGGGAAAAGCGCGCATCTGCTTGAATTGACCGATCTGGAACTGACCGCGGTTGACAATGATGGCGAGCGGTTAGAACGGCTAAAGCAGAATTTCACTCGTCTCGGCCTCAAGCCTTATCGCATCATTCACGGCGACGCCACGCACCCGGGGGAGTGGTGGGATGGAAGGCCATTCGATCGTATCCTGGCTGATGCCCCCTGCTCTGCGTCCGGGGTGGTGCGCCGTCACCCCGACATCAAATGGCTGCGACGCGAAAGCGACCTGGCGCAGTTTGCCGAGATACAACGTAAAACCCTCGATGCCCTTTGGCAAACCCTGGTCAAAGGCGGTAAATTGCTCTATGTCACTTGTTCCATATTCGCAGAGGAAAACGGTCTTCAGGTGGAAAGCTTCCTGAATCATCATCCGGATGCTCGTCTACTGCCCTTTTCCGTGCCGGAAATCGTGGAGGGCCAGTTGTTGCCGGACCTCCATCACGACGGTTTTTTTTATGCATTGCTTGAAAAGCTCTGA
- the fmt gene encoding methionyl-tRNA formyltransferase, with product MRIIFAGTPPFAAAALEALADAGHEIALVLTQPDRPAGRGMKNASSAVKLLAQKRGFGLLQPPSLRQPELHMQLEAVRADIMVVAAYGLILPFSVLNIPKLGCVNIHASLLPRWRGAAPIERAILAGDRETGITIMQMDRGLDTGPILLVRSITIAKDDTAGTLHEKLGQLGAACIVEALALLQQGKIIATPQNDLAATYASKLEKTEAEIDWRMDAENIDRAVRAFNPRPGMHSTVNGISMKVWQTSVDIAETDEKPGEIVAIRPDGIVVACGKHALILKIVQKSGGKKLRSAEFLLGHSLHPHDRFESGE from the coding sequence ATGAGAATCATTTTTGCCGGAACGCCTCCTTTCGCCGCCGCCGCGCTTGAAGCCCTGGCAGATGCTGGCCACGAAATTGCATTGGTGCTGACCCAGCCGGATCGACCTGCCGGAAGAGGCATGAAAAATGCTTCCAGCGCAGTAAAGTTACTTGCACAAAAGCGGGGATTTGGTCTACTGCAGCCCCCCTCCCTCAGGCAACCCGAGTTACACATGCAACTCGAGGCCGTCAGGGCAGATATCATGGTTGTCGCTGCGTATGGATTGATTCTGCCTTTCTCTGTTCTGAATATCCCAAAACTCGGCTGCGTGAACATTCATGCCTCATTACTGCCCCGGTGGCGCGGAGCGGCTCCAATCGAACGGGCGATTCTAGCGGGAGATCGGGAAACAGGAATTACGATCATGCAAATGGATCGCGGTCTCGATACCGGCCCCATTCTGCTGGTACGAAGTATTACAATCGCAAAGGATGACACTGCCGGAACATTGCATGAAAAGCTTGGACAATTGGGAGCAGCCTGTATCGTAGAAGCGCTGGCTTTGTTGCAGCAAGGAAAAATTATCGCCACTCCCCAGAATGATCTGGCGGCCACGTACGCCTCCAAACTGGAAAAGACGGAAGCCGAAATTGACTGGCGGATGGATGCAGAAAATATCGATCGCGCAGTGAGGGCCTTTAATCCTCGTCCCGGCATGCATTCCACCGTGAATGGAATTTCCATGAAAGTGTGGCAGACCAGCGTAGATATCGCAGAGACAGATGAAAAACCGGGGGAAATCGTTGCAATAAGACCGGACGGAATTGTCGTTGCATGCGGCAAGCATGCCTTGATATTGAAGATCGTGCAAAAATCCGGAGGTAAAAAATTAAGATCCGCTGAATTCCTCCTGGGGCATTCTCTGCACCCGCACGATCGTTTTGAAAGCGGGGAATGA
- the def gene encoding peptide deformylase, with protein MALLKILQYPDERLHTIAAPVPEVTDEIRVLVQDMAETMYAAPGVGLAATQVDVHKRVIVIDVSNTHDQLLVLINPEITTHEGESDYEEGCLSVPGIFGKVPRAAQITVEALNKDGERFTLDADGLLAVCIQHEMDHLLGRVFVEYWSRMKQSRIQAKFRKQRRKVM; from the coding sequence ATGGCGCTATTGAAAATATTGCAATATCCTGACGAACGGTTACACACCATTGCGGCTCCGGTTCCCGAAGTCACCGATGAAATACGCGTCCTGGTGCAGGATATGGCGGAAACCATGTATGCCGCGCCGGGAGTCGGGTTGGCCGCGACGCAGGTGGACGTGCACAAGCGTGTTATCGTAATCGATGTTTCCAATACCCATGATCAGCTGCTTGTGCTGATTAATCCGGAAATCACCACGCACGAGGGGGAATCGGACTATGAGGAAGGCTGCCTGTCCGTACCTGGCATATTTGGCAAGGTGCCGCGCGCTGCGCAGATTACCGTCGAAGCCCTGAACAAGGACGGCGAGCGCTTCACGCTGGATGCGGACGGGCTTCTGGCGGTGTGTATCCAGCATGAAATGGATCACCTGCTGGGAAGAGTATTTGTGGAGTATTGGTCGCGGATGAAGCAATCGAGGATTCAGGCAAAATTCCGGAAGCAGCGCCGAAAGGTAATGTAG